In Parasteatoda tepidariorum isolate YZ-2023 chromosome 2, CAS_Ptep_4.0, whole genome shotgun sequence, one DNA window encodes the following:
- the LOC139425081 gene encoding uncharacterized protein, with protein sequence MTGNRTFLESFGFEHLSFASFIAETDMQSSRRKAIFLLGVIVASFMMDLVTLTEAHHHHHHKKGHHNMEELLILTGILAKVLQSNHKHKSHPIPIPIFIPTHHHHG encoded by the exons GAATCGAACGTTTTTAGAGAGCTTTGGTTTTGAGCATCTTTCCTTCGCTTCTTTTATAGCAG aaacagATATGCAGTCATCAAGAaggaaagcaatttttttgctTGGTGTAATAGTCGCCAGTTTCATGATGGATTTAGTTACGCTGACAGAGGCACACCATCACCACCATCATAAAAAAGGCCATCACAACATGGAAGAGCTTCTGATTTTAACCGGAATCCTTGCAAAAGTTCTACAAAGCAACCACAAGCACAAATCACATCCAATTCCAATCCCAATCTTCATACCAACACATCATCATCATGGTTAA